One genomic segment of Bacteroidota bacterium includes these proteins:
- a CDS encoding DUF5668 domain-containing protein — translation MKTKTDNGRAQLGFVLIIIGVAFIFRILGLLPDTLSDILFSWQMLLIAIGTFNLINKKYTPAIILLTIGVVFMVPEIIYIDYTYRRLFWPIILVVTGVVLIVRRNKGFDFPDLISRNNKTDYIDHTSVFGGNKVIYTSKVFRGGRITSIFGGSEVNFKSADIAEENAVVDVFTIFGGTKLIVPNDWNVQIDVIAIFGGFTDKRFISAESNSSDKILFVKGFTMFGGGDVRN, via the coding sequence ATGAAAACAAAAACAGATAACGGTAGAGCACAATTAGGATTCGTATTAATTATTATAGGTGTCGCATTCATTTTTCGCATATTAGGTCTGTTACCTGATACATTGAGTGACATTTTATTTTCATGGCAAATGTTATTAATAGCTATTGGTACATTTAACCTTATTAACAAAAAATATACACCGGCAATTATATTATTAACGATAGGTGTAGTCTTTATGGTTCCGGAGATTATTTATATTGATTATACTTATCGTAGATTGTTTTGGCCAATTATTTTGGTAGTAACCGGAGTAGTTCTTATAGTTAGAAGAAATAAGGGATTCGATTTTCCTGATTTAATAAGTAGAAATAATAAAACGGATTACATTGACCATACCAGTGTGTTTGGTGGAAACAAGGTGATTTATACTTCTAAAGTATTCAGAGGAGGGCGTATTACTTCAATTTTTGGTGGTTCGGAGGTTAATTTTAAGAGTGCCGATATTGCTGAAGAAAATGCAGTAGTTGATGTTTTTACTATTTTTGGAGGTACAAAATTGATTGTGCCAAATGATTGGAATGTACAAATAGATGTAATTGCAATTTTTGGGGGATTTACAGATAAACGATTTATTTCTGCAGAATCTAATTCATCAGATAAAATTCTTTTTGTAAAAGGATTTACTATGTTTGGTGGAGGAGATGTTAGAAATTAA